The following are encoded in a window of Flavobacterium psychrotrophum genomic DNA:
- the rnc gene encoding ribonuclease III, translating into MGFFKKIFSKSRQAPKEGGIFFSEMQAILGFDPVELNHYRRAFTHRSSNKHDENGNAVNYERLEFLGDAMLGSVIAAHLFNEVPTGDEGYLTKMRSKIVSREHLNELGRDLNLIKWVESKVSAQHFGENIHGNLFEAFVGAIYLDGGFEYCERFIHQKVILPYVDIPKLEGKVISYKSLVIEWCQKQKKPFYYEVYEDNGMEGQKHFGVKLKIDGQIVARARATSKKKAEEKASQRAYFAFQEKINKK; encoded by the coding sequence ATGGGGTTCTTTAAAAAAATATTTTCAAAATCCCGCCAGGCTCCTAAAGAAGGCGGGATTTTTTTTTCTGAAATGCAGGCAATCTTAGGGTTTGATCCTGTAGAACTTAATCATTACCGCAGGGCTTTTACCCATCGTTCCAGTAACAAGCACGATGAGAATGGCAACGCCGTTAATTATGAGCGCCTGGAGTTTTTAGGAGATGCAATGCTGGGATCGGTCATTGCAGCGCATTTATTTAATGAGGTACCCACAGGAGATGAGGGATACCTTACTAAAATGCGTTCTAAAATTGTAAGCCGGGAACATCTTAATGAACTGGGGCGCGACCTTAACCTTATTAAATGGGTTGAGAGTAAAGTTTCTGCTCAGCATTTTGGAGAAAACATTCATGGTAATCTTTTTGAAGCCTTTGTAGGTGCCATATACCTTGATGGTGGTTTTGAATACTGTGAGCGCTTTATACATCAAAAAGTAATACTGCCATATGTAGACATCCCAAAATTAGAGGGCAAAGTTATCAGTTATAAAAGCCTGGTGATAGAATGGTGCCAAAAGCAAAAAAAACCATTTTACTATGAGGTTTATGAAGATAATGGTATGGAGGGACAAAAGCATTTTGGGGTTAAGCTTAAAATAGATGGACAAATAGTGGCGCGTGCCAGGGCAACCTCCAAGAAGAAAGCAGAGGAGAAAGCATCGCAAAGAGCCTATTTTGCATTTCAGGAAAAAATTAACAAAAAATAA
- a CDS encoding short chain dehydrogenase translates to MKIIIVGASGTMGQYLVQQLKNDHEIITAGSRSGDILVDITDVQSIENLYRQAGSFDALVSTAGPTYVGSWHSLNDEQFRVGVNGKMMGQINLVLIGQHHINPKGSFTLITGALTHTPQRNFANASAANGAVEGFVRGAAIELENNIRINAIAPGVIENSPQYFPYFPGEVPTTMKNLEYAFRKSIFGPSTGEIITV, encoded by the coding sequence ATGAAAATAATTATTGTAGGTGCTTCCGGAACTATGGGTCAATATCTGGTACAGCAGCTTAAAAATGACCATGAAATAATTACAGCAGGCTCTCGCAGTGGCGACATACTTGTAGATATTACAGATGTACAATCTATAGAAAACTTATACCGTCAGGCCGGGTCTTTTGATGCTCTTGTAAGCACAGCCGGCCCTACTTATGTAGGTTCTTGGCACAGTCTTAACGACGAGCAGTTTCGTGTAGGTGTAAATGGTAAGATGATGGGGCAGATAAACCTGGTACTTATAGGGCAGCATCATATAAACCCTAAAGGGTCTTTTACGCTTATAACAGGAGCATTAACACATACACCACAACGCAACTTTGCAAATGCGTCTGCCGCAAACGGAGCTGTAGAAGGCTTTGTAAGAGGAGCGGCAATAGAACTTGAAAACAACATACGCATTAATGCTATAGCACCGGGTGTAATTGAAAATTCTCCGCAGTATTTCCCCTACTTTCCGGGAGAGGTGCCTACCACAATGAAAAACCTGGAATACGCATTCAGGAAAAGCATTTTTGGTCCTTCTACCGGAGAAATTATTACCGTATAA
- a CDS encoding acyl carrier protein produces MSDIASRVKAIIVDKLGVDENEVVSEASFTNDLGADSLDTVELIMEFEKEFDIQIPDDQAENISTVGQAISYIEEAKK; encoded by the coding sequence ATGTCAGACATTGCATCAAGAGTAAAAGCGATTATCGTAGACAAATTAGGCGTAGACGAGAATGAAGTAGTATCAGAAGCAAGCTTCACTAACGATCTGGGCGCAGATTCACTGGACACTGTTGAGCTTATTATGGAGTTTGAGAAAGAATTTGATATTCAGATTCCAGACGATCAGGCTGAGAACATCTCTACTGTTGGTCAGGCTATTTCTTACATAGAAGAAGCAAAAAAGTAA
- a CDS encoding IPExxxVDY family protein gives MAIHKLIIDDFDSVDYTLIAIHSSLEDYRLAYFVNRELEIKLEKCPKDIGVKQKDDLAFFSRYIFEDPYQDSAWNLIRNKDNILTQTNTAPLFAGQDYSMSASVYFIPELKTADYVLKVDNAEQTEAEIVRSLLMVKHIATAYKVDHYKLKSKNNLIF, from the coding sequence ATGGCTATTCATAAGTTAATAATAGATGATTTTGATAGTGTCGATTATACATTAATCGCTATTCATTCATCATTAGAAGACTATCGATTGGCTTATTTTGTAAACAGGGAGCTCGAAATAAAGCTCGAAAAGTGCCCCAAAGATATTGGAGTGAAACAAAAGGACGACCTTGCTTTTTTTTCACGCTACATTTTTGAAGACCCTTACCAGGACTCTGCCTGGAACCTGATACGTAATAAGGATAACATACTTACCCAGACAAACACCGCCCCGCTTTTTGCAGGACAGGACTACAGCATGAGCGCCAGCGTATATTTTATACCTGAGCTGAAAACAGCCGATTATGTTCTTAAAGTAGATAACGCGGAGCAAACAGAAGCTGAAATTGTCCGTAGCCTGCTTATGGTAAAGCATATTGCCACCGCCTATAAAGTAGACCACTATAAACTTAAATCGAAAAACAACTTAATTTTTTAA
- the pyk gene encoding pyruvate kinase, which translates to MPTNKKTKIVATLGPACSTKEVIKNMVDAGVNVFRINFSHADYADVQERIDIIRGLNAEYGYNTSILADLQGPKLRVGVMKEDVVVSPGDIITFQTAEDVLGTAERVYMNYKAFPNDVNPGEMILLDDGKLMFEVVATNKVDEVTTRVVQGGPLKSKKGVNLPNTKVSLPALTEKDIRDAIFAIKAEVDWIALSFVRTPRDLEDLQELISEHSSYKIPIIAKIEKPEGVENIDKIVAYCDGLMVARGDLGVEMPAHEVPLIQKKLILKAKNARIPVIVATQMMETMISSLTPTRAEVNDVANSVMDGADAVMLSGETSVGNYPVQVIEKMTQIIEAVEDSPLIKVPQNVPTVRTKRYVTKSICYHAAQMAGTIGAKAICTLTNSGYTAFQISAWRPNSQILVFTDNKRILTQMSLLWGVNSFYYDKSLSTDETVEDVNAIAVEKGFAEKGDILINLAAMPVNERGMVNTLRVSEIEA; encoded by the coding sequence ATGCCGACAAACAAAAAAACTAAAATTGTAGCCACGTTAGGCCCTGCCTGTAGCACTAAGGAAGTTATCAAAAATATGGTAGACGCCGGTGTAAACGTGTTCAGGATAAATTTTTCGCATGCTGACTATGCCGATGTTCAGGAGCGTATAGATATTATTCGCGGCCTTAACGCTGAATACGGTTACAATACCTCTATCCTGGCCGACCTTCAGGGGCCTAAGCTAAGGGTAGGTGTTATGAAAGAGGACGTTGTAGTGAGCCCTGGCGACATTATTACATTCCAGACTGCAGAAGACGTACTTGGTACTGCTGAGAGGGTTTACATGAACTATAAGGCATTCCCTAATGATGTTAACCCGGGAGAAATGATCTTGCTTGACGACGGAAAACTTATGTTTGAAGTTGTTGCTACAAATAAAGTTGACGAAGTTACTACCCGTGTTGTACAGGGTGGGCCGCTTAAGTCTAAAAAAGGTGTAAACCTTCCTAATACTAAAGTATCGCTTCCTGCACTTACAGAAAAAGATATTCGTGATGCTATCTTCGCTATTAAAGCAGAGGTAGACTGGATCGCACTTTCATTTGTACGTACACCACGCGACCTTGAAGACCTTCAGGAACTTATTTCTGAGCACTCTTCTTACAAAATTCCTATCATCGCTAAAATCGAGAAACCGGAAGGTGTTGAGAATATTGATAAGATCGTAGCTTACTGCGACGGACTAATGGTAGCACGTGGTGACCTGGGTGTAGAAATGCCTGCTCACGAAGTGCCGCTTATCCAGAAAAAACTTATCCTTAAGGCTAAAAATGCCCGTATACCTGTAATTGTGGCTACACAGATGATGGAGACCATGATAAGCAGCCTTACACCTACACGTGCTGAGGTTAACGACGTAGCAAACTCTGTAATGGATGGTGCTGATGCGGTAATGCTTTCTGGTGAAACATCGGTAGGTAACTACCCTGTTCAGGTTATCGAAAAAATGACTCAGATCATTGAGGCGGTAGAAGATTCTCCGCTTATCAAAGTACCTCAAAACGTACCTACTGTGCGCACTAAGCGTTATGTAACTAAATCTATTTGTTACCACGCTGCTCAAATGGCAGGTACAATAGGTGCTAAAGCTATCTGTACACTTACAAACAGTGGTTACACAGCATTCCAGATCTCTGCATGGAGGCCAAATTCTCAAATCCTTGTGTTTACAGATAACAAAAGGATACTTACACAAATGAGCCTGCTATGGGGAGTTAACTCTTTCTACTACGACAAATCGCTTAGTACAGATGAAACGGTAGAAGATGTAAACGCTATTGCTGTAGAAAAAGGTTTTGCAGAAAAAGGCGATATCCTTATTAACCTTGCTGCTATGCCGGTAAACGAGCGTGGTATGGTTAATACACTTAGGGTGTCTGAAATTGAAGCATAA
- the fabF gene encoding beta-ketoacyl-ACP synthase II → MTLRRVVVTGLGALTPIGNTVEQYWNSLINGVSGAAPITYFDATNFKTKFACELKNFNVEDFVERKEARKMDRYAQYAVVATEEAVKDAGFDLDALDKDRAGVIWGSGIGGLETFQEEVINWAKGSGVPKFNPFFIPKMIADIAGGHISIKYGFRGPNFTTVSACASSTNALIDAFNYIRLGYADVMVSGGSEAAVTIAGMGGFNAMHALSTRNDDPTTASRPMDKDREGFVLGEGAGALILEEYEHAKARGAKIYCEIGGGGMSADAHHITAPHPEGLGARNVMLACLRDAGLKPEDVDGVNMHGTSTPLGDIAESKAIIEVFGEHAYNLNLNSTKSMTGHLLGAAGAIEAIASILSIKHGIVPPTINHFTDDENIDPKLNFTFNKAQKRDMKVVMSNTFGFGGHNACVLVKKLEE, encoded by the coding sequence ATGACATTAAGGAGAGTTGTGGTAACCGGCCTTGGCGCCCTGACCCCAATAGGCAACACGGTAGAACAATACTGGAACAGCCTGATAAACGGTGTGAGTGGTGCTGCGCCCATTACATATTTTGACGCCACTAACTTTAAAACCAAGTTTGCGTGCGAGCTAAAAAACTTTAATGTAGAAGATTTTGTAGAGCGCAAAGAAGCCCGCAAGATGGACCGCTACGCACAATATGCCGTAGTAGCTACCGAAGAGGCTGTTAAAGATGCAGGCTTTGACCTGGATGCTCTTGATAAAGACAGGGCAGGTGTAATATGGGGCTCTGGTATAGGAGGCCTTGAAACCTTTCAGGAAGAGGTAATTAACTGGGCTAAAGGAAGCGGTGTGCCTAAATTTAACCCGTTCTTTATCCCTAAAATGATTGCTGATATTGCCGGTGGGCATATCTCTATAAAATATGGTTTCCGCGGGCCAAACTTTACTACGGTAAGTGCCTGTGCTTCGTCTACAAACGCACTTATAGATGCGTTTAACTACATTCGCCTTGGTTATGCCGATGTTATGGTGAGTGGGGGTAGCGAGGCAGCTGTAACCATAGCCGGTATGGGTGGCTTTAATGCCATGCATGCCCTTAGTACAAGAAATGACGACCCTACCACGGCGAGCCGCCCTATGGATAAAGACCGCGAGGGCTTTGTGCTGGGTGAAGGTGCCGGTGCACTTATTCTTGAAGAGTATGAGCACGCTAAAGCGCGTGGGGCTAAAATATACTGCGAAATAGGTGGCGGCGGCATGAGTGCCGATGCGCACCACATTACGGCTCCGCACCCGGAAGGGCTTGGCGCACGCAATGTAATGCTTGCATGTCTTAGAGATGCTGGCCTAAAGCCGGAAGACGTAGATGGTGTAAACATGCACGGTACCAGTACACCATTGGGCGATATTGCCGAGAGCAAAGCCATTATCGAGGTTTTTGGCGAGCATGCCTATAACCTGAACCTTAACTCTACAAAGAGTATGACGGGCCACCTGCTGGGTGCAGCGGGTGCTATTGAAGCTATTGCATCAATATTATCTATAAAACACGGCATTGTGCCACCTACCATCAACCATTTTACGGATGATGAAAACATAGACCCTAAGCTAAACTTTACCTTTAACAAAGCCCAGAAAAGGGATATGAAAGTGGTAATGAGCAACACCTTTGGGTTTGGTGGGCATAACGCTTGCGTACTTGTAAAAAAGCTTGAAGAATAA
- the purN gene encoding phosphoribosylglycinamide formyltransferase — translation MKNIVIFASGSGSNAEKIISYFSQSQTAKVVLVLTNNANAGVIAKTEAHGIPSFVFTKEELNNGFVLRHLQAFNPSLIVLAGFLQKFPGDIIAAYPHKVVNIHPALLPKYGGKGMYGAHVHRAVHENKETESGITIHYVNDNYDEGNIIFQKAVAIEECLSPEEVALKVLALEHEHFPKVIEKLINEEDF, via the coding sequence ATGAAGAATATTGTAATATTTGCTTCCGGAAGCGGCAGTAATGCAGAGAAAATAATAAGTTATTTCTCACAATCTCAGACTGCAAAAGTAGTACTTGTGCTTACAAACAATGCAAACGCGGGCGTTATAGCCAAAACGGAAGCACACGGCATACCCTCATTTGTTTTTACAAAAGAAGAGCTAAATAACGGTTTTGTGCTGCGCCATTTGCAGGCTTTTAATCCGTCGTTAATCGTGTTAGCAGGCTTTTTACAAAAGTTTCCGGGCGATATTATAGCAGCATATCCGCATAAGGTAGTCAATATACACCCTGCCCTCCTGCCTAAATATGGCGGAAAGGGAATGTATGGTGCCCATGTGCACCGCGCCGTACACGAAAACAAGGAGACAGAAAGCGGCATTACCATACATTATGTAAACGATAATTATGACGAAGGCAATATTATTTTTCAAAAGGCAGTAGCTATTGAGGAATGCCTGAGCCCTGAGGAAGTTGCCCTAAAAGTACTGGCACTGGAGCACGAGCATTTTCCGAAAGTAATTGAAAAATTGATAAATGAAGAAGATTTTTAG
- the rnhA gene encoding ribonuclease HI: MHTVHIYTDGAAKGNPGPGGYGVVMEHVGTGYRKEFYEGFRLTTNNRMELLAAIVGLEKLKTPGTSVLVVSDSKYVVDSISKGWVFGWEKKGYKDKKNPDLWKRFLKIYRQHKADFKWIKGHNSHPQNERCDELAVMASKLPNLNIDAFYEQLGNE; the protein is encoded by the coding sequence ATGCACACCGTACATATATATACTGATGGCGCAGCCAAAGGAAACCCGGGCCCGGGTGGCTATGGCGTGGTTATGGAGCACGTAGGCACCGGCTATCGCAAAGAATTTTACGAAGGCTTCAGGCTTACGACCAATAACCGCATGGAACTACTGGCGGCTATCGTAGGATTAGAAAAACTAAAAACACCAGGCACGAGCGTACTAGTAGTATCTGACAGTAAATATGTGGTAGACAGTATTAGTAAAGGCTGGGTTTTTGGCTGGGAGAAAAAAGGCTATAAAGACAAAAAGAATCCCGACCTATGGAAACGGTTCCTTAAAATATACCGCCAGCACAAAGCCGATTTTAAATGGATAAAAGGCCACAACAGCCACCCGCAAAATGAGCGTTGCGACGAACTTGCCGTAATGGCCTCTAAGCTACCCAACCTTAATATTGATGCTTTTTATGAGCAACTGGGTAATGAGTAA